The following proteins are encoded in a genomic region of candidate division KSB1 bacterium:
- a CDS encoding long-chain fatty acid--CoA ligase, translating to MESKTKQPSAFVRGRSERSSVAYGPAGAVPPFDFEHLLPLPEILRRSARLYPDKPAIHVRQKENVIRISYRELDHLVDALAAGLIRWGVRTDDRIAFLSENRPEWIAVYFGAQRAGAISVPLDPQLGASDLRHLLIQSESRLIFTSSRFLDLVSEAAQGVSTLEGIVLFDPNGGEPNALRFQDLVDRGRYANLPFPTRELDDLAAIIFTSGTTGLAKGVMLTHRNLSSDCAACLELFPVTEQDVFYALLPLHHTFPAMASMIVPIAVGASITIGSSLKSKDILDDISRTGVTIFAGVPLLFEKMIEGILKEVQKKPLFTRAMFKTILGISRLSFKALRVRAGSVLFKSLRQKAGLQSLRLIVSGGAPISPEVIEMYNYLGFQFVQGYGLTETSPVLSMTPPDKLKARSVGPPVRGVEVRIVNPDEDGVGEIVVRGPMVMKGYYKNPVETAKVLKNGWFYTGDLGWIDEDGFIYIAGRAKNVIVTKGGKNVYPEELEEKLLKSPYIQEVLVVGRQNERGDEYIHAIVYPNLEAMDQLAKERNQQSLTEEEIEEVIRQEIRTITREWPAYKAIQSFELIQEEFPKTSTRKIKRYLFQHRIIGVGAKR from the coding sequence GCCATTCATGTCCGGCAAAAAGAAAACGTCATCCGCATAAGCTACCGGGAGCTGGACCATCTTGTGGACGCCCTTGCGGCAGGCCTGATCCGCTGGGGGGTACGTACCGATGACCGGATCGCCTTTCTGTCGGAGAACAGGCCGGAATGGATTGCGGTCTACTTTGGTGCTCAGAGGGCAGGAGCCATTTCGGTGCCCCTGGATCCTCAGCTTGGGGCTTCGGACCTGAGGCATCTCCTCATTCAATCCGAGTCGCGCCTTATTTTCACCTCGTCTCGGTTCCTGGACCTCGTTTCGGAAGCGGCACAGGGGGTCTCAACCCTTGAAGGGATTGTCCTGTTCGACCCTAACGGGGGCGAACCGAACGCCCTTCGTTTCCAGGATTTGGTCGACCGCGGGCGCTACGCAAACCTGCCCTTCCCTACGCGCGAGCTCGATGACCTGGCGGCGATCATCTTTACCTCAGGAACCACAGGGCTGGCCAAAGGGGTGATGCTCACGCACCGCAACCTCAGTTCCGACTGTGCCGCTTGCCTCGAGCTATTCCCGGTCACCGAACAGGACGTCTTCTACGCTCTCTTGCCGCTGCACCACACCTTCCCGGCCATGGCCTCGATGATCGTGCCGATTGCGGTCGGGGCCAGTATCACGATCGGTTCCAGTCTCAAGTCCAAAGACATTCTCGACGACATTTCCCGCACGGGGGTCACGATTTTCGCCGGTGTGCCGCTCCTCTTTGAGAAGATGATCGAGGGCATCCTGAAAGAGGTTCAGAAAAAGCCCCTCTTCACGCGGGCCATGTTCAAGACGATCCTCGGCATCTCCCGTCTCTCGTTCAAGGCTCTGCGTGTGCGCGCTGGGAGCGTGCTGTTCAAGAGCCTGCGGCAAAAGGCCGGCCTACAGTCGCTTCGCCTGATCGTCTCCGGAGGCGCTCCGATCAGCCCCGAGGTCATCGAAATGTACAATTACCTCGGCTTCCAGTTTGTCCAGGGCTACGGCCTGACGGAAACTTCGCCTGTTCTTTCCATGACTCCGCCGGATAAGCTTAAGGCACGCTCCGTTGGCCCGCCGGTACGCGGCGTGGAGGTTCGGATCGTCAACCCCGACGAGGACGGCGTGGGTGAGATCGTAGTCCGCGGCCCCATGGTCATGAAAGGCTACTACAAGAATCCCGTCGAGACCGCCAAGGTCCTCAAGAATGGCTGGTTCTACACCGGGGACCTGGGGTGGATCGACGAAGACGGGTTCATTTACATCGCCGGGCGAGCGAAGAACGTTATTGTGACCAAGGGTGGGAAGAACGTCTACCCGGAGGAACTGGAGGAAAAGCTCCTGAAGAGCCCCTATATTCAGGAAGTCCTGGTGGTGGGACGGCAGAATGAGAGGGGCGATGAGTACATCCACGCCATCGTCTACCCCAATCTGGAGGCGATGGATCAGCTCGCCAAGGAGAGAAACCAGCAGAGCTTGACCGAAGAGGAGATCGAAGAGGTCATTCGGCAGGAAATCCGCACCATCACGCGCGAGTGGCCGGCCTACAAGGCGATTCAGAGCTTCGAACTGATCCAGGAGGAGTTCCCGAAGACGTCCACGCGCAAGATCAAGCGCTACCTGTTCCAGCATCGCATCATCGGCGTCGGCGCCAAGCGCTAA